In Phaseolus vulgaris cultivar G19833 chromosome 3, P. vulgaris v2.0, whole genome shotgun sequence, the sequence GCATAACAGGCATTGATATTGTACGCGAAACGGCTAGTAACAAATCACCGAAATTAACAAGCCGTTGTGTAGGTTTGTAATTGAATCTGTGACTTTCAAACTCATTCGAAGTTTAGTATAAAGCATAATCCATCACGGAACATCTAAAAACGAAGGAAAATTGAAACTGTTGCTTTACATAAATCTATGAAAGCGATCTGTAATTTTAACCAAACAACTACCTGCAATTCAATTATGTTTCAGTTGAGCTTCTTGAGGATGTTAGAAGCCCACCGCTTGACTCGTCCCCTGAGCGAGTAACCGAAAACCATTCCAGCAACAAAGCAAATTGCACAAAGCTTTGAGCACGTCGAATACGACACCGCGTGTCTGCAACGAACAAAACACACAATAATCATCTCAAGTTAAGACATCAAACCCTAATCTGTAAGAACATTGTTAAACAATGAAAACGAGTGATCTGAAATAAGCTTAGATAAGAAgcaaagagaaagagagaaatacCTTGGAGGTCTGGTAGCTAAAAGAAGGGAAGAATCAAGAGGCGGCGGTGGTGGCGGTTGGATACGGTCGAAGTTCGACGAGTTGATATCGCCGGAAACCTTACTGACAGCACCAGCCATCGCTACAAAATGCAGAAGGCGCTGAGACGACGATGGTTGAACTATGCCGCTTTAACATTCCCCTTTTTCATTGTGTATTCATTTCGGCACATCTAAACGACGCCGTAATAACCATCCGGCTGAACCTACTATTATCTGTATGTATGTAAATTGAAACTAATAGTGGCTGATTGGTTGTGTAACAATACACatctattttattaaattattacacGCACATGTTTATTAcataatatttatgtttaatattaaaatttaaataaataatattattattcgtatacttatattaatataaatttataatttattttaattaattaataaatattgtacCTACTCGTCTTTAAGTCAGATATGATGTGGAATGAATATGCGAATTTCTAACTAAACCATTATTTTAcataaaagacaatcaagaagaaAACGGCATACTCAATGAATCTTAAAGGAGGAATGACTATTTATAGAATAAATAGTGTTACATGACTAGTCCAAAAGACTCGTAACTGTCCACTCAGCATACCAGTTGATCAACCTATAAATATTCACTAAGTACAAATTCATTCTATCTCATACTCTTAACTCTCATATTATTAAAGAACATATTATCTTTGTGCAGCTCCTACGGACTTAAAGTATCAGAGAGTCTTTTGCAGGTGGACATTCCCCTCTCAAAGGAGACCAACCGAGTTCCCTGAGGAATACACACCATCTTCATTGAGTTCCACTCTCCGAGTTCATTTCTGGTAGGAACAAATGAGAATATACATAAACTATGTAAATGCACCTTATGATATATTGTGATCGAAATATAGccaacataataattatatatggtAACAAATGTCATGCaaaattataacatatttttatatacatatcttctaaagaagaaaacaataatttaCAAATTATCTTTCCTACGAAAGAATGTCAATTATGAATAAATTGCAAAATACACACATGGTTTGTGTAGACAAATGTATGAATGTTTTGTGTTGATGTCTTCATTGAATTGTAAGGACTTAATAACAAATAGTGTTTATTAAAATGATGTCTAATTAAGTAGAATATTAACATATATGTTTATGTGTCACACATAAATAAAACGGACAATACCTGATTTTGATATAACAAGTGTACTAACCAGGTTAAGCACAGATCCTTCAAAGTTGTGTGGTGCAAAAGTATAACTTGTgttaaatgaatgaatgaatgaataaaactatataacaaaaattatgttgtgttatataatatttttgttacctGCATCATTTATTGAGCGTGTCAAGTGTGGAATAGATGTCAATCTCATTTCTAGAACAATAGTGTTGTTTCTCCTCTCTCTATAAATTCTTCTTCATGTAGATAGTTTATTTTTCCTTTGTTCAATGGTCATTCTTCATCTTCTATTTGCAATATTTAGTCTCCCAAGTTTGTCTTTGTGGTTCTAGTGTTATCTTTTGTCACTTATATTGTTATGTAATCTATTAAAATgtggaaaaataataaacattagaaaaattatttaaaaattataaaattaaatatttatacttatttttaattagacaaatttaaaataactaaatatttacatttattttttaaataagattatattttttaatactattttttgatAATTGAATTATTATCTTTTCCTCCTCCTATCCCCCTctattttcatgattttcttgtttcCATTTGATCCAACCTCTCATGGAGTCCATCACTTTGTTGTTTCATTAGTCTCTCCAAATGTTGTGTTAAGGCTTGCATTTGTACTTGTGAAAGTCCCTGCCACACTCTAGTAaacagattaaaaataataattgtttgGGTAATAACAATCAGATTCCCCAATATCATGCTAAGAATATCTAGGATTTTAAGAAGAAGATGTCATTCATTTGATGAGAAATAAAAAGGGATATATCAAAAGCAGCTACTTTCGAAGtaacaaaaagaaaagcaaCGACTGGAGTGGGAGAGTCAGAGTCGAAAAGAGGATTCCTCACTTCTTTCTCTCATTCAAAATTGTGCATGAGACTTTCGTCTCGCACGACTCCTAAGTGATAAAAGAAAGAGGAtgagttcttctttctttttttattactttCCTCGTGTATGTATAAGACCAAAtcctttttattttgaattttcaaaaggATTACTAATAAGTTTAAGCATCACACAATTTTCTCACGTGTTTACACTCAATACTCGTGTTTCACACATAAATCAATAATTAAGAATCACTTTCAATGGTAGCAATCAAAAgcttaaaagtaaaaatattttaacatcaatgaaagaaaaataatgaaaaacaatttcactaCCAACAAAAGAGCAAGACAATTACAatatatagaaagaaaaaatgtaGACAAACACTTGAAACTTAGGACTTTTATCAAACAGGAAGTATACATTAATATttcttttcctctcttctttctttctattctcctcttcttctttctttctattttctTCTAAAGAGAGGAAAAAAATAGCAATTATCCAGTGTATACTTCCTTGTTTGATAAAACTAAGTTTCtacatacatattttttttctctctatatATTGTAATTGTTTTGCTCTTTTGTTGGTAGTGAAATTGTTCCactatttttctttcattcatgttaaactattaaaattttattagctTGTGATTGCTACCATTGAAAGTGATTCTTGATTGTTTAATTCTTGTAAGAACCTTAAGCTAGAGAATGAATGGTAAAAGGTAGTGTgatcattaaaaaaaagtcGAGTGTTGAGTGTAAACTGCGAGAAAGTGGTGTGAGACCTAaacttattgttatttttaatttgtttacttGAGCATGGCAGGAGAAACGCCAAATAATGGACTTTCACAAATACAAATGCAAGCCTTAACACAACATTTGGAGAGACTAATGAAACAACAAAGTGATGTCCATGAGAGGTTGATCAAATGGAGCAGGCataacaagaaaatcatgaaaatagAGGGAGATAtaggaggaggagaagagaGAATAAGGGATAACAAAGACAACGGAGATTTGATGAGATAAGATTAAATATTCCCACATTTAAAGGGAAGAGTCATCTTGAAGCTTACTTGGAGGGGAGATTAAAGTAGAACATGTGTTTGCTTGCAATGAGTATAATGAGGAGCAAAAAGTGAATGTTTTGACAATTTAATAGAGAGAATATATCTCTGCTAGGGTTCTTCCTTGCATCCTGTGATCTTATCAAAAATTCACCAATTATTATGGCAATCATCCTTAGATTTTCAAACTTTGTTTGTGACGCCTCTCTCTATCTAAATTTTCATTGTTAcggtttttaattgattcc encodes:
- the LOC137807144 gene encoding uncharacterized protein gives rise to the protein MAGAVSKVSGDINSSNFDRIQPPPPPPLDSSLLLATRPPRHAVSYSTCSKLCAICFVAGMVFGYSLRGRVKRWASNILKKLN